In Acinetobacter sp. TGL-Y2, a genomic segment contains:
- a CDS encoding OsmC family protein: MHTSVHWLENVAFEAKSESGHQIVMDGAEAYGGENRGPRPMELILMGLGGCASFDIVTILKKSRQDVTGVICQLKADRADTVPAVFTKIHLHFVVTGKSVKEKQVAKAVELSAEKYCSASKMLSDGGVEITHDFEIVEAE; the protein is encoded by the coding sequence ATGCATACCAGCGTACATTGGTTAGAGAATGTTGCTTTTGAAGCAAAATCAGAGAGCGGTCACCAGATTGTCATGGATGGTGCTGAAGCCTATGGTGGTGAGAACCGTGGACCACGTCCCATGGAGCTGATATTAATGGGACTTGGGGGGTGTGCGTCCTTTGATATTGTGACTATTTTAAAGAAATCGCGCCAAGATGTGACGGGTGTGATTTGTCAGCTCAAAGCTGATCGCGCTGACACAGTTCCTGCGGTGTTCACTAAAATTCATTTACATTTTGTAGTCACAGGTAAATCAGTAAAAGAAAAGCAAGTCGCTAAAGCGGTTGAGCTTTCTGCTGAAAAATATTGCTCGGCCAGCAAAATGTTATCGGATGGTGGTGTTGAAATCACCCACGATTTTGAGATTGTTGAAGCTGAATAA
- a CDS encoding family 2A encapsulin nanocompartment cargo protein cysteine desulfurase, with product MTIQQTTNNSPLSSTPSLDVNSVPSHSGLDEATLTRLAAEFFSALPNQTAQGLNFDLPNEPITHPPQPKDPFLGLSGRIPSIAHQQQLNPDFNQQYVNPISDHPERRIASSLPIIGGAHQPDPFSAVSPVQNLAQSNLTQSNNGIENSPARSPSNPSNHSQAAEWTSEQSPFYFLNLGSSESTSIPVDPFIHSNRQNKNPFAFGDFHIIEDQRIQSASVDKNEKPHSTASGFYFLNDPFVESAYAAPKHTAQIPFPHQSYQPIDIHRIRKDFPILDERINGKPLVWFDNAATTHKPLAVIERIGHFYQHENSNIHRAAHELAARATDAYEHARNVVARFIGAPSASNIIFVRGTTEGINLIAKSWGKQNIQAGDEIIVSHLEHHANIVPWFQLSQETGAKLRVIPVDDTGQIKIEEFIKLLNPKTKLVSITQVSNALGTITPTEEIIALAHAAGVRVLIDGAQSVSHMPTNVSALDADFFVFSGHKVFGPTGIGAVYAKAELLESMPVWEGGGNMIEDVTFENVTYQPAPNKFEAGTGNIADAVGLGAALEYVENIGIHNIARYEHDLLDYGQNALSGVSGLRLIGTAVNKASVMSFTLEGYETEEVGKILNQYGIAVRTGHHCAQPILRRFGVERTVRPSLAFYNTYEEIDSLISVLHQLRRVKPLRSARN from the coding sequence ATGACTATCCAACAAACTACAAATAATTCACCTTTGTCTTCAACGCCCAGTCTAGATGTGAACAGCGTACCGTCACATTCAGGCTTGGATGAAGCTACTTTGACCCGTTTGGCAGCAGAATTTTTTTCTGCTTTGCCTAATCAAACCGCTCAAGGCTTAAATTTCGATTTACCGAATGAACCCATTACACATCCACCCCAGCCTAAAGATCCATTTTTAGGCTTGTCCGGGCGCATTCCAAGTATTGCTCATCAGCAACAGTTAAATCCTGATTTTAATCAGCAATACGTCAATCCGATTTCAGATCATCCTGAAAGACGTATTGCTTCTTCATTACCCATTATTGGTGGTGCTCATCAGCCAGATCCATTTTCTGCTGTTTCACCTGTGCAGAACTTAGCTCAAAGTAATTTAACTCAAAGTAACAATGGTATAGAAAATAGCCCAGCAAGAAGTCCAAGCAATCCTTCAAACCATTCCCAAGCTGCTGAATGGACTTCTGAACAATCACCTTTTTATTTCTTGAACCTTGGATCCTCAGAATCTACATCAATTCCTGTTGATCCATTCATACATAGCAATCGTCAAAATAAAAATCCCTTTGCATTTGGTGATTTTCATATTATTGAAGATCAACGTATCCAATCAGCATCAGTGGATAAAAATGAAAAACCACATTCAACAGCATCTGGTTTTTACTTTTTGAATGATCCTTTTGTTGAAAGTGCTTATGCAGCACCTAAACATACGGCTCAAATTCCATTTCCTCACCAATCGTATCAACCTATTGATATTCATCGTATCCGCAAGGATTTTCCAATTTTAGATGAACGTATCAATGGTAAACCTTTGGTGTGGTTTGATAATGCAGCAACCACACATAAACCTTTGGCAGTGATTGAGCGAATTGGTCATTTTTATCAACATGAAAATTCAAATATTCATCGTGCAGCGCATGAATTGGCTGCACGAGCGACTGATGCCTATGAACATGCACGAAATGTGGTGGCAAGATTTATTGGTGCGCCATCTGCATCGAACATCATTTTTGTGCGTGGTACGACTGAAGGGATTAATCTGATTGCTAAATCTTGGGGCAAACAGAATATTCAAGCTGGGGATGAAATTATTGTCTCACACTTGGAGCATCACGCTAATATTGTTCCTTGGTTCCAATTGAGTCAGGAAACTGGTGCAAAATTACGTGTGATCCCAGTTGATGATACGGGTCAAATCAAAATTGAGGAGTTTATTAAATTACTCAATCCTAAAACTAAATTGGTTTCAATCACCCAAGTTTCTAATGCATTAGGTACGATTACACCCACTGAAGAAATCATTGCCTTAGCACATGCAGCAGGTGTACGCGTATTGATTGATGGTGCTCAATCCGTTTCTCATATGCCAACCAATGTGAGTGCCTTGGATGCAGACTTCTTTGTCTTCTCAGGTCATAAAGTCTTTGGGCCAACTGGTATTGGCGCTGTTTATGCGAAAGCTGAATTACTTGAGTCTATGCCTGTTTGGGAAGGCGGCGGTAATATGATCGAAGATGTAACCTTTGAAAATGTCACTTATCAACCAGCTCCAAATAAGTTTGAAGCTGGAACAGGAAATATTGCGGATGCTGTAGGGCTTGGTGCAGCACTTGAATATGTAGAAAATATTGGCATTCACAATATTGCACGTTATGAACATGATTTATTAGATTATGGTCAGAATGCCTTGAGTGGTGTTTCAGGATTACGTTTGATTGGAACAGCTGTAAACAAAGCCAGTGTAATGTCATTTACTTTAGAAGGTTATGAAACTGAAGAAGTGGGTAAAATTCTGAACCAGTATGGTATTGCGGTTCGCACAGGTCATCATTGTGCGCAGCCTATTTTACGACGCTTTGGTGTTGAACGAACTGTACGTCCTTCACTTGCGTTCTATAACACGTACGAAGAAATAGATTCATTGATCTCTGTATTACATCAATTGCGTAGAGTTAAGCCACTGAGATCAGCTCGAAACTAA
- the crp gene encoding cAMP-activated global transcriptional regulator CRP, with amino-acid sequence MTSTFSQLSTDALSPGQLPESVKALLKRAHINRFPKRTPIIDAGTESKSLYLILKGSVSIILREDDDREIVVAYLNPGDFFGEMGLFETNPQRTAEVRTRDVCEIAEISYANFHEVSKQYPDLSYAVFAQLVRRLKNTTRKVTDLAFIDVSGRIARCLIDLSGQPEAMILPNGRQIRITRQEIGRIVGCSREMVGRVLKTLEEQGMIETDGKAILIFDVSLDAVNAVEEDSTTKDDE; translated from the coding sequence ATGACTTCTACTTTTTCACAACTGAGTACAGATGCTTTGTCACCAGGTCAACTACCTGAATCTGTCAAAGCTTTACTTAAGCGCGCCCACATCAATCGCTTCCCAAAACGCACACCTATTATTGATGCTGGCACGGAGTCGAAATCTCTGTATCTAATTTTAAAAGGGTCGGTATCGATTATTTTACGTGAAGATGATGACCGTGAAATTGTTGTTGCATATTTGAACCCTGGGGACTTTTTTGGCGAAATGGGATTATTTGAGACCAACCCACAACGTACTGCGGAAGTAAGAACTCGCGACGTTTGTGAGATTGCTGAAATCTCATATGCAAATTTCCACGAAGTAAGCAAACAATATCCTGATTTGAGCTACGCTGTGTTCGCTCAGCTGGTTCGCCGCCTGAAAAACACCACACGTAAAGTGACTGACTTAGCGTTCATTGATGTTTCAGGTCGTATTGCACGTTGTCTAATTGATCTGTCAGGTCAGCCTGAAGCAATGATCCTCCCGAATGGTCGTCAAATCCGTATTACGCGTCAAGAAATTGGTCGTATTGTGGGATGTTCACGTGAAATGGTCGGCCGTGTTCTAAAAACGCTTGAAGAGCAAGGCATGATCGAAACTGATGGTAAAGCCATTCTGATCTTTGATGTGTCATTAGATGCTGTAAATGCAGTGGAAGAAGACTCCACAACCAAAGATGACGAATAA
- the epsC gene encoding serine O-acetyltransferase EpsC: MAWNIQKIVEELQSVRHEWRLQQNNLKDDGGRELPSRTEIKKILNDLCGILFPMRLGPHDLRHQSENFYIAYTLEKTLYALLEQVKLNLSYVSKNRKSSENSDEISALAESIVNEFAAQLPFIRKTLDTDVIAAYQGDPAARSVDEVLLCYPGIAAIIYHRIAHEFYKKDLLLLARIVAEISHSNTGIDIHPGAQIGQGCFIDHGTGVVIGETCIIGKNVRIYQAVTLGAKRFEVDGEGRLQKEYVRHPIVEDNVVIYAGATILGRITIGEGAIIGGNVWITQSVAPYSAVSQSSLTKTQV, encoded by the coding sequence ATGGCGTGGAATATTCAAAAAATCGTTGAAGAACTTCAAAGTGTCCGTCATGAATGGCGGTTACAGCAAAATAACCTGAAAGATGATGGTGGTCGTGAATTGCCTTCACGCACGGAGATTAAAAAAATATTGAATGATCTTTGCGGTATTCTTTTTCCAATGCGCTTAGGTCCTCATGATTTACGCCATCAAAGTGAAAACTTTTATATTGCCTATACGCTTGAAAAAACACTTTATGCACTCCTTGAACAGGTCAAATTAAATTTATCTTATGTTTCCAAAAATCGTAAAAGCTCTGAAAATAGCGATGAAATATCGGCTCTAGCAGAAAGCATTGTTAATGAGTTTGCAGCACAGCTTCCCTTCATTCGTAAAACTTTAGACACCGACGTAATTGCAGCCTATCAAGGGGATCCAGCAGCACGGAGTGTAGATGAAGTGTTGTTGTGCTATCCCGGAATTGCTGCGATTATCTATCATCGGATTGCACATGAATTCTACAAGAAAGATTTGTTATTGTTGGCACGTATTGTGGCTGAAATATCCCATTCAAACACCGGAATTGATATTCATCCAGGCGCGCAAATTGGGCAAGGCTGTTTTATTGATCATGGAACAGGGGTGGTGATTGGTGAAACCTGTATTATTGGAAAAAATGTTCGAATCTACCAAGCGGTCACGTTGGGCGCGAAGCGTTTTGAAGTTGATGGTGAAGGGCGTTTGCAAAAGGAATATGTGCGTCATCCGATTGTCGAAGACAATGTGGTAATTTATGCAGGTGCGACTATATTGGGACGTATTACGATTGGTGAAGGTGCAATTATTGGGGGGAATGTTTGGATTACGCAAAGTGTTGCGCCTTATAGCGCGGTTTCGCAAAGTTCTCTGACGAAGACGCAGGTTTAG
- a CDS encoding rhodanese-like domain-containing protein translates to MNSFVQQAQISAEQVHEILVQAKKLAEDHYLEFTGTVTPHNAWLLFQTEQAVIVDVRTLEERKFVGFIENTIHIPWATGTSLNRNPRFAKELENKVGKDKVVLLLCRSGKRSAAAANVAFNAGFESVYNIDQGFEGDLDEYNHRGTFNGWRFHHLPWIQE, encoded by the coding sequence ATGAATAGTTTCGTCCAACAAGCTCAAATTAGTGCTGAACAAGTCCATGAAATTTTAGTCCAAGCAAAAAAGCTTGCTGAAGATCATTATTTGGAGTTTACAGGTACAGTGACACCACACAATGCTTGGCTACTCTTTCAGACTGAACAAGCTGTGATTGTTGATGTTAGAACATTGGAAGAGCGTAAGTTTGTCGGATTTATTGAAAATACCATTCATATTCCTTGGGCAACTGGAACCTCTTTAAATCGTAATCCACGCTTTGCAAAAGAACTCGAAAATAAAGTTGGAAAAGATAAAGTTGTTCTTCTGCTTTGCCGTAGTGGCAAACGTTCAGCTGCTGCTGCGAATGTTGCTTTTAATGCAGGTTTCGAATCGGTTTATAACATTGATCAAGGTTTTGAAGGTGATCTAGATGAGTACAACCATCGAGGTACATTTAATGGTTGGCGTTTTCATCATCTGCCTTGGATTCAAGAATAA
- a CDS encoding family 2A encapsulin nanocompartment shell protein: MAKNQEIARQALSDQAARQLANATKTVPQLATITPRWLTHLLQWTPVEAGIYRVNKVSNTDDIQVACTQRDEATLPQTFVDYEVNPREYFLNGVSTVLDIHTRVSDLYSSPHDQIKEQLRLTIETIKERQESELINNPEYGLLASVADEQRISTLTGAPTPDDLDDLLRKVWKEPGFFLAHPDAIAAFGRECTRRGVPPPTVSLFGSQFITWRGIPLIPSNKIPVEGGKTKIILLRVGEKRQGIVGLFQPGLAGEQAPGLSVRFMGINHNAISSYLISLYCSLAVLTDDALAVLDDVEVDKYHDYPTNYK, encoded by the coding sequence ATGGCTAAAAATCAAGAAATTGCTCGTCAAGCACTGAGTGACCAGGCAGCTCGCCAACTCGCCAATGCAACCAAGACGGTTCCACAGCTTGCCACCATAACCCCTCGTTGGCTGACACATTTGCTTCAATGGACCCCCGTTGAAGCAGGTATCTACCGTGTGAATAAAGTCAGTAATACCGATGATATTCAAGTGGCATGTACGCAACGTGATGAAGCAACGCTTCCTCAAACCTTCGTGGATTACGAGGTTAATCCAAGAGAATATTTTTTAAATGGCGTTTCAACAGTTCTCGATATTCATACTCGTGTTTCTGATTTGTATAGCAGCCCACATGATCAAATCAAAGAACAGTTACGTCTGACCATTGAAACCATTAAAGAACGTCAAGAAAGTGAACTGATCAATAATCCTGAATATGGATTATTGGCCAGTGTGGCAGATGAACAGCGCATTTCAACATTGACTGGTGCACCAACGCCTGATGACTTGGATGACCTGCTTAGAAAAGTATGGAAAGAACCTGGTTTTTTCTTGGCGCATCCTGATGCAATTGCTGCATTTGGTCGTGAATGTACACGTCGTGGTGTTCCCCCCCCTACTGTCAGTTTATTTGGTTCTCAGTTCATTACATGGCGCGGTATTCCCCTCATTCCATCGAATAAAATTCCTGTGGAAGGTGGTAAAACCAAAATCATTCTTTTACGTGTCGGTGAAAAACGTCAAGGCATCGTCGGCTTATTTCAACCTGGTTTAGCAGGCGAACAAGCACCTGGACTTTCCGTGCGCTTCATGGGGATTAACCATAATGCAATTTCATCATATTTAATCTCATTATATTGCTCACTCGCTGTATTAACAGACGATGCTTTGGCTGTTTTAGACGATGTAGAGGTTGATAAATACCATGACTATCCAACAAACTACAAATAA
- a CDS encoding M48 family metallopeptidase yields MKNKLLLTLCATSMLTVTGCSTVASLAGADTASLNVVASDGFNKTVQEAKSKGTLDTSSSTYKRINTVFNRLKPQADLMNQTGTKFNWQLAVLKADTVNAYVAPGGKVVFYTGIVTKLGLTDAEIAAIMGHEMVHALEEHAKSKIGAQALTDLALNVGLSYAGSNVGQLGSAAAQLGSQIGIGLPYSRNLESRADQGGLMLMARSGYDPQAAITLWQKMNKQEGGGGSAFLSTHPSNSQRIEAMRKNLPAAQAIYKQR; encoded by the coding sequence ATGAAAAACAAACTACTTCTTACGCTGTGTGCAACGAGTATGTTAACAGTGACAGGTTGCTCAACAGTTGCAAGCCTAGCGGGGGCTGATACAGCGTCTCTCAATGTCGTGGCATCTGACGGTTTTAACAAAACGGTTCAAGAAGCAAAAAGCAAAGGTACTCTAGATACATCATCTTCAACATATAAGCGTATTAATACTGTATTTAATCGTCTGAAGCCGCAAGCCGATTTGATGAACCAAACAGGCACTAAGTTCAATTGGCAGCTTGCAGTGCTTAAGGCAGACACGGTAAACGCATATGTTGCACCAGGTGGTAAGGTTGTATTCTATACGGGTATTGTGACCAAACTGGGTCTAACCGATGCTGAAATCGCAGCGATCATGGGGCATGAAATGGTGCATGCGTTAGAAGAGCATGCAAAAAGCAAGATCGGTGCGCAAGCATTGACAGATTTGGCTCTAAACGTAGGTCTAAGCTATGCGGGCAGTAATGTTGGACAATTGGGTTCAGCTGCTGCGCAGCTCGGTAGCCAAATTGGTATTGGCTTGCCGTATTCACGTAATTTGGAAAGTCGTGCTGACCAAGGTGGTTTAATGTTGATGGCGCGTTCTGGTTATGATCCTCAGGCGGCAATTACATTATGGCAAAAAATGAATAAACAAGAAGGCGGTGGTGGTTCAGCATTCTTGTCTACGCATCCATCAAATAGTCAGCGTATTGAAGCAATGCGTAAAAATTTACCGGCGGCACAAGCGATTTATAAACAGCGTTAA
- a CDS encoding NADP(H)-dependent aldo-keto reductase has protein sequence MQFKPLGQTGILVPEICLGTMTFGEQNTQAQAFEQLEYALGRGLNFWDTAEMYPVPPKPETQGATEAILGNWIAQRGQREELFIASKIAGPSQGGSHIRDGQTQFTVTEISSAIDGSLKRLHSDYIDLYQLHWPQRPTNYFGQLGYGNAQSKKSQNVTALEETLSALHDEIKRGRIRYIGLSNETPWGTMKFLQLAEKLGLEKFVSVQNPYNLLNRTYEIGMSEIAHYEGVGLLAYSPLAFGYLSGKFRDGARPADARVTLYSRFSRYSNPESEWATEQYALLAEKHGLSLTQLSLAFIKQQFFVSSTIIGATNLDQLKENIDAFEVNLTEDILKEIDAIHQQQPNPAP, from the coding sequence ATGCAATTTAAGCCATTAGGACAGACAGGTATTTTGGTTCCAGAGATTTGCTTAGGTACGATGACGTTTGGTGAACAAAACACCCAAGCCCAAGCATTTGAGCAACTCGAATATGCTTTGGGTCGAGGATTAAATTTTTGGGACACCGCAGAGATGTATCCCGTTCCACCTAAACCTGAAACACAAGGGGCGACTGAGGCCATTTTAGGCAATTGGATTGCACAGCGCGGTCAGCGTGAAGAACTCTTTATCGCCTCTAAAATTGCAGGCCCTTCACAAGGCGGTAGTCATATTCGTGACGGTCAAACGCAATTTACAGTCACAGAGATCAGTTCAGCGATTGACGGTTCGCTTAAACGCTTACACAGCGATTATATCGACCTGTATCAGTTACATTGGCCACAGCGTCCAACCAACTACTTTGGACAACTCGGTTATGGTAATGCGCAGTCTAAAAAATCACAGAATGTCACCGCTTTAGAAGAAACACTTTCTGCCTTACATGATGAAATCAAGCGGGGTCGCATTCGCTATATTGGTTTATCCAATGAAACCCCGTGGGGCACCATGAAATTTTTACAGCTTGCAGAAAAGCTCGGACTGGAAAAATTTGTGTCTGTTCAAAATCCATATAACTTACTTAATCGTACCTATGAAATTGGCATGTCTGAAATTGCGCATTATGAAGGTGTCGGACTACTCGCTTACTCACCGCTTGCTTTTGGATATTTGAGTGGGAAATTTCGTGATGGTGCACGTCCTGCTGATGCGCGCGTTACACTGTATAGCCGTTTTAGCCGCTATAGCAACCCTGAAAGCGAATGGGCAACCGAGCAATATGCATTATTGGCAGAAAAACATGGTCTAAGTTTAACGCAATTGTCTTTGGCATTTATCAAACAACAGTTCTTCGTGAGTTCTACTATTATTGGTGCAACCAATTTGGATCAACTTAAAGAAAATATTGATGCTTTCGAGGTCAACTTAACTGAAGATATTTTAAAAGAAATTGATGCGATTCATCAGCAACAACCCAATCCTGCACCTTAA
- a CDS encoding ATP phosphoribosyltransferase regulatory subunit produces the protein MPISETWLLPDGVADVLPEQAQVIETLRRDALNFLATRGYQLVYTPFIEYIESLSSLSESNQDLDLATFKVIDQLSGRLLGVRADMTPQVARIDAHVHPVEGVARYCYAGTVLHTKPRGFNTTRAPLQLGAELFGSDSIDADVEMVDVMLSLLETAGFAEGIHLDLGHVGLFRSLVKHAGLNKDTEAHLSDLYQRKALPELAEFTQELKFGADFFALGRYASDLDALQANLSTEIWADAAFKQAFEVVQTTQAQIQARWPKLHIGIDVVELRSYHYHTGLMYAVYAPNRAAPLAQGGRYDGIGEHFGRARPATGFSCDLFALSAGQFIQKAVIVAPKGLDIDLVQAIAAIRRQGLSVIQLLGNDDLNSIPYATHQLVKTQGEWTVEKI, from the coding sequence ATGCCCATTTCAGAGACATGGTTATTACCTGATGGTGTAGCTGATGTATTACCAGAACAGGCGCAAGTAATCGAAACTTTGCGCCGTGACGCATTGAATTTCCTCGCAACTCGAGGTTATCAATTGGTGTACACACCATTTATCGAATACATCGAATCTCTATCTTCTCTTTCAGAATCGAATCAAGATTTAGACTTAGCCACCTTTAAAGTGATCGATCAGTTATCTGGTCGTTTACTCGGTGTGCGTGCCGATATGACACCACAAGTGGCACGTATCGATGCACATGTACATCCAGTCGAAGGTGTGGCACGTTATTGCTACGCGGGTACGGTGTTACATACTAAGCCACGAGGTTTCAATACCACGCGTGCACCGCTACAACTCGGCGCAGAGCTATTTGGTTCAGACAGTATTGATGCTGATGTTGAAATGGTCGATGTGATGTTGAGCTTGCTGGAAACAGCAGGGTTTGCAGAAGGTATTCATTTAGACTTAGGTCATGTGGGTTTATTCCGTAGCTTGGTGAAACATGCCGGCTTGAATAAAGACACTGAAGCGCATCTTTCAGATTTGTACCAACGTAAAGCACTGCCAGAACTTGCAGAATTTACACAAGAATTAAAGTTTGGTGCTGACTTCTTTGCTTTAGGTCGTTATGCCAGTGATCTTGATGCATTGCAAGCCAATTTAAGTACTGAAATCTGGGCAGATGCTGCGTTTAAGCAAGCTTTTGAAGTAGTGCAAACCACCCAAGCTCAAATTCAAGCACGCTGGCCGAAATTACATATTGGTATAGATGTGGTTGAACTGCGTTCTTACCATTATCACACAGGCTTAATGTACGCTGTATATGCACCAAATCGTGCAGCACCGCTGGCTCAAGGTGGTCGCTATGACGGTATTGGTGAGCACTTTGGGCGTGCGCGTCCTGCCACAGGTTTTTCTTGCGATTTATTTGCGCTCAGCGCAGGTCAATTTATTCAAAAAGCGGTGATTGTTGCACCGAAGGGACTAGATATAGATCTGGTTCAAGCAATAGCAGCAATACGTCGTCAAGGTTTAAGCGTTATCCAGCTTTTGGGTAATGATGATTTAAACTCAATTCCTTATGCAACACACCAATTGGTGAAGACGCAAGGTGAGTGGACAGTCGAAAAGATTTAA
- a CDS encoding adenylosuccinate synthase has product MGKNVVVLGTQWGDEGKGKIVDLLTDQAAAVVRYQGGHNAGHTLVVGGKKTVLHLIPSGILRENVLCLIGNGVVLSPEALIKEMDILEKEGVPVKERLRISPNCPLILPNHIALDQAREIKRGNAKIGTTGRGIGPAYEDKVARRAIRIADLVRGGEHLKAQLTELLEYHNFQLTQFYGVEAVNLDDVLALCDQWREVVAPLVIDVTTELHNFRKNGDNIMFEGAQGSLLDVDHGTYPYVTSSNTTAGGVSSGSGLGPLHLDYVLGITKAYTTRVGAGPFPTELIYDAANDTGDQIGKHLGTIGHEFGASTGRQRRCGWFDAEILRRSVDVNSLSGICLTKLDVLDGLEEVKICVGYEAADSGCVGSSDALAFESLKPIYESMPGWSESTVGATDVAQLPANAIAYVKRIEQLIECPIDIISTGPDRAETIVLRHPFDA; this is encoded by the coding sequence ATGGGCAAGAATGTTGTGGTACTCGGTACCCAATGGGGCGACGAAGGTAAAGGTAAAATCGTCGACCTGCTCACAGATCAAGCGGCTGCGGTCGTTCGTTATCAAGGCGGACACAACGCAGGTCATACACTTGTCGTTGGTGGTAAGAAAACTGTATTACACCTCATTCCATCCGGTATTTTACGTGAAAACGTATTGTGCTTAATTGGTAATGGTGTGGTTCTTTCACCTGAAGCGCTGATTAAAGAGATGGATATCCTTGAAAAGGAAGGCGTACCTGTTAAAGAACGTCTTCGTATTTCACCAAACTGTCCACTGATTCTTCCAAACCACATTGCGCTTGACCAAGCACGCGAAATCAAACGTGGTAACGCGAAAATTGGTACAACAGGTCGTGGTATTGGTCCTGCTTACGAAGATAAAGTGGCACGTCGCGCGATTCGCATTGCTGACTTGGTTCGTGGTGGTGAGCATCTTAAAGCACAGTTAACTGAGCTTCTTGAATACCATAACTTCCAATTGACTCAATTCTACGGTGTAGAAGCGGTGAATTTGGATGATGTGCTTGCACTGTGTGATCAATGGCGCGAAGTGGTTGCACCACTGGTGATTGATGTAACAACTGAATTGCATAATTTCCGTAAAAACGGTGACAACATCATGTTTGAAGGCGCGCAAGGTTCACTCCTTGATGTTGACCATGGTACATATCCGTATGTAACTTCTTCAAACACAACTGCTGGCGGCGTAAGCTCGGGTTCAGGTTTAGGTCCATTGCACCTTGACTATGTATTGGGTATTACCAAAGCGTACACGACACGTGTCGGTGCAGGTCCATTCCCAACAGAATTGATTTATGATGCTGCAAATGATACTGGCGACCAAATTGGTAAGCATTTGGGTACGATCGGTCATGAGTTTGGTGCATCAACTGGTCGTCAACGTCGTTGTGGTTGGTTCGATGCTGAAATTTTACGTCGCTCTGTAGATGTAAACTCACTTTCTGGTATTTGCTTAACTAAACTTGATGTGCTTGATGGTTTAGAAGAAGTAAAAATCTGTGTGGGTTATGAAGCAGCAGATTCGGGTTGTGTAGGTTCTTCTGATGCGCTTGCATTCGAATCTTTAAAACCAATTTATGAATCGATGCCAGGTTGGTCTGAGTCGACTGTGGGTGCAACGGACGTTGCTCAATTACCTGCTAATGCGATTGCCTATGTAAAACGTATTGAACAGTTGATTGAATGTCCAATCGATATTATTTCGACGGGTCCTGACCGTGCAGAAACGATTGTACTGCGTCACCCATTCGATGCTTAA